A window of Roseobacter fucihabitans genomic DNA:
GCAACTGGCGTCGGGAATCAAGCGTGCAATATGGGCCACGGCATGGGTAATGCGAGCCACTGTCGCGCGCCGTTCATATTGTGGATCAGCCGGGCAGGCCTGGACAAGAGCCGCGCGGATACGTTGGTATTTCGTGATCCAGAGCCCAATACGAACCACAAGGATAACGAGAAAACTGATACCATAGATTCCCGCCCATCGGATGGCCCGCATGCGCTAGTCGGTCCCGGCAGGTGCGATATCGATCACTTGCGCTTCGAGCATCTGCGCCAAAAGCCCCTCGATATCCGGGCGACACTGAGATTCCGAGACCGCGAATTTTTTGGTTACAACGGTCACAAGATCATGGAGGGTTCGGGGTTCTGAAAGAGACAGCCAAAGCGTCGAGGCGGTCGCATTCATGGTGAAATACGTGTTTGTCTGGAGGTGCATCAACGCGCGGTCACCCCCGATATCACAATCAACCACATCTGCTTGGGCGATATAACGAGGGTCAGATGACATAAACAAAAATCCACTTTCGGCTTATCCGGATCAAAGCCCTATCACTAGAGCACTTCTCGGAAAACATGAGACACAGCATATCCCCTAAATCATTGAAATCCCTGATTTCAGGCAGGCTTAAGTGATTCAGGTTTTTCCGAAAGTGCTATAATAATTAACACGATGCCACACTGGAAATACACCACTGCGACAACAAAAGTTTCAAGAGGGTTTAGGGTTTATTCCCATGGCACCATCCTGAAAATGAACCGGGGCCCGAAAAACGGACCCCGGAATAATTTATACGATTCGAACGCTCAAAGACCGTCCGTAACGTATTATGACAGAGTTATATCTGCG
This region includes:
- a CDS encoding PqqD family protein, which codes for MSSDPRYIAQADVVDCDIGGDRALMHLQTNTYFTMNATASTLWLSLSEPRTLHDLVTVVTKKFAVSESQCRPDIEGLLAQMLEAQVIDIAPAGTD